One genomic window of Tribolium castaneum strain GA2 chromosome 10, icTriCast1.1, whole genome shotgun sequence includes the following:
- the LOC100141763 gene encoding agrin isoform X5 — MALKGCRPRATILRLFLLATLWLHSHASALARRQISAHPVFLPRCKYDEHIIKSEDKLQKQIDLANFVFTGKVTSDIRFLDNRTIVFSVYVRRYFKNNAGLSDNQEVRVLKTLYDGEGVKCRQVLRYRYTAIFIGRKPQKLDADVQLTINPVPVTLTNLDRVTAATKAKFKVSFFLNDLMHKPRQHYIEEPCEKTFCAWGAQCITGPDGRAMCQCPTHCKQKVDLVCGTDGKTYANRCQLRVASCKARLNTRVKHDGECEQNDPCRDKQCGFGARCVVSPDGRNASCVCPDKCPSYGDHTTSRPVCGSDGIDYRNQCELQKAACTSNTNITIKFLGKCDPCAGVECAEPEVCQLDEHRNPVCRCGDSCPLEFTPVCGSDGKTYSNECTLRQEACRARKNLHIIYRGKCSSGINPCMSVRCTLGEECAINKFGIARCQCPPSCEPIMRPVCSKDGRTFPSECELKRTACLTRTTIEISYSGVCGEKGPCSEYQCQNGATCVERFGVAHCECPVCPAEFEPVCGSDGISYGNECKLRLEACKHPRNITVLYDGPCNGCETKKCDFYSVCERDSATEGRCVCPKSCTDPELNDGTVCGTDGVTYANECELRMTSCKMKQFILVAYKGNCDLCQGVECKYGGRCEAGKCVCPTNCEGSGDEPVCASNMMTFPNECELQKAMCLQPTNSPPLSVVFYGDCREKFPVAGSLSTTLSPFTAQTNNIGPGTDLDTVGPENTIPDLSTVEKEACRDIHCDFEATCELGPDNFPRCTCQFDCASAALVSASKPVCASDLQIYPSLCAMKMEACQRQEELRLRPLDLCQGMEVKPCNGEKPLTDPLTGKELDCGSGPKRQDCPSGSYCHQTTRFSRCCPKDQGLLEQKSCEDSWHGCCPDGKTAAQGPNHAGCPSLCGCNKLGSYSDTCDPETQQCRCRPGVGGAKCDRCEPGYWGLPKISSGYHGCIPCGCSTFGSVRDDCEQMTGRCVCNPGVQGQKCTVCTSHDKVLGPNGCVPADLTTSPPTTCKELTCYFGATCVERGGFAICECHTECPQENDAQVVCGSDGQTYASACELRQVACRTQKDIVVQAFGTCKDDMFPSTDWPIRRYTPLQFTQPDDSNSPLSKSTRHLLVPDPRYYYGSSGSIMRPVQGVSYPAETDNKAAFEINVSATGPNAIYNTRGGNYAPAYRPTPATVRVITALLGDLCSDNSDCMIMYSHCVSGACTCLPNHSESSDRQECIADPNPTDEYRACSSSPCHHGSTCVDLPAATFTCVCETNFTGSLCETEVIHKQYNTPAFHGRSYVKLKPLKAYHKLSIEVEFKTHSHDGLLLYNQQKPDGLGDFVSLAIVNGFVEFKYNLGNGHVLIRSVDKIQLGVFHRVVIKRYHRDGILKLDEGEDVAGQAKGTLKALDLLEDTYVGFLPSNYTRVYENIGTAKGFRGCIRKLKIGRRPIELHVNRDDWVLGAEAVSECGDSPCSAAPCANDAKCALITPETYRCECGPHYRGEFCEKPIEPCRSNPCKFGSTCTPLSPDAYICECPPGRTGTRCEMVCSVSEDKYMGIVNPEFSGSSYIRLPRLEGVRKTFSIEVYFMPKAANGLILYNGQLKNGRGDFISLNLARGHLQFRFNLGSGIANLTTKETVNIGKWHWARIFRDGREGILQLDNSSIVRGYSGTPLTELNLELPFYIGSLSEWDEVHRLSGASKGYKGVIQRILLNGKPLPISAKLPDCSFDSNRNGCAFNVGSYDGLPCPISKNPCLNNGLCVPELDQFICKCPSNTKGKYCEISQEETPAIKFNGATFLQFRNRGYRSHNLTISDEYPDNEEDDIDNIEEDVVDNNTYDAYDDEEYYFDFYDTARRKPERGNRYEIKLRTFASDALLLWRSKSRSIREDYFSIAVVNGYPEISYNLGKQDVFWAIRSKTKIDDGKWHTIQVRRRKRVGFISIDGEPPIKGLSKYGAISLRTNSKLWIGGTANLPQGLPSAYYKGFEGCIQHILVNAKPLDMVSNNELNKVNFCHDNEI, encoded by the exons AGCCCTGCGAGAAGACATTCTGCGCTTGGGGGGCCCAGTGCATCACCGGCCCCGACGGCAGGGCCATGTGCCAATGTCCAACCCATTGCAAGCAGAAGGTCGACCTCGTCTGCGGAACTGATGGAAAGACTTACGCTAATCGCTGTCAACTTCGTGTGGCATCTTGCAAAGCTCGACTTAACACCAGGGTTAAACATGATGGGGAATGCG AACAAAACGATCCATGTAGAGACAAGCAATGCGGTTTTGGGGCTCGATGTGTGGTTTCCCCTGATGGCCGCAATGCCAGCTGTGTCTGTCCGGATAAATGCCCCAGCTATGGAGATCATACCACCTCGCGTCCAGTCTGTGGAAGCGACGGGATCGACTATCGAAACCAATGCGAGCTGCAAAAAGCCGCCTGCACTTCCAACACAAACATCACCATCAAGTTTCTCGGAAAGTGCG ATCCTTGTGCCGGAGTGGAATGTGCAGAACCCGAAGTATGCCAGTTGGACGAACATCGCAATCCTGTTTGTAGATGTGGGGACAGTTGTCCTTTAGAATTTACTCCGGTTTGCGGATCGGACGGAAAAACCTACTCCAATGAGTGCACGCTGCGGCAGGAAGCCTGCAGGGCCCGGAAAAACCTCCATATCATATATCGCGGAAAATGCAGCTCAG GCATAAACCCGTGCATGAGCGTGCGGTGCACCTTAGGGGAGGAATGTGCGATAAATAAATTCGGCATCGCCCGCTGTCAATGCCCGCCGTCTTGCGAGCCTATCATGAGGCCCGTTTGTTCGAAAGACGGCCGAACTTTCCCATCTGAATGCGAATTGAAAAGAACGGCTTGTCTGACTCGGACCACTATTGAGATATCTTACAGTGGCGTTTGCGGGGAGAAAGGCCCGTGTAGCGAGTACCAGTGTCAAAATGGAGCGACCTGCGTCGAACGATTCGGTGTTGCCCACTGCGAGTGTCCCGTCTGTCCGGCCGAATTCGAACCCGTCTGTGGATCCGACGGTATTTCGTATGGCAACGAATGTAAGCTAAGACTGGAAGCTTGCAAGCATCCGCGCAATATTACAGTCCTTTACGACGGTCCTTGTA ACGGTTGCGAGACTAAAAAATGCGATTTTTACTCCGTTTGCGAGCGCGATAGTGCAACTGAGGGACGTTGTGTTTGCCCCAAGTCATGTACGGACCCTgag CTCAACGACGGAACGGTTTGTGGAACAGATGGAGTGACTTACGCAAACGAATGCGAACTTCGCATGACCTCTTGCAAAATGAAGCAGTTCATTTTGGTCGCGTATAAGGGAAACTGCG ATCTATGTCAGGGAGTGGAATGTAAATACGGGGGTAGATGCGAAGCGGGCAAATGCGTATGTCCGACGAATTGCGAAGGTTCCGGCGATGAGCCGGTGTGTGCATCAAACATGATGACGTTCCCCAACGAGTGCGAATTGCAGAAAGCGATGTGTTTACAGCCGACAAATTCTCCCCCCTTGAGCGTAGTGTTCTATGGCGACTGTCGCGAGAAATTCCCAGTAGCAGGATCTCTCAGTA CAACTCTTTCCCCCTTCACGGCTCAAACTAACAACATCGGCCCGGGCACGGATCTAGACACTGTCGGTCCGGAGAATACAATTCCAGACTTATCGACGGTCGAGAAAGAAGCCTGCCGTGATATTCATTGCGATTTCGAAGCCACGTGCGAGTTAGGTCCAGACAACTTCCCACGTTGCACCTGTCAGTTCGATTGTGCCAGTGCCGCACTCGTCTCTGCCTCGAAACCAGTATGCGCCTCCGATTTGCAAATCTATCCTTCGCTTTGCGCTATGAAGATGGAAGCGTGTCAAAGGCAGGAGGAGTTGCGGTTGAGGCCACTCGATCTCTGTCAAG GAATGGAGGTAAAACCATGCAATGGCGAAAAACCATTAACAGACCCCCTCACAGGAAAGGAATTAGATTGCGGAAGCGGCCCGAAAAGACAAGATTGCCCTTCCGGCAGCTACTGCCATCAAACCACGCGGTTTTCCCGTTGTTGTCCAAAAG ACCAGGGCCTTTTAGAGCAAAAGAGCTGCGAGGATAGCTGGCACGGGTGTTGTCCTGACGGAAAAACCGCCGCCCAAGGCCCTAATCACGCCGGATGTCCTTCCCTCTGCGGCTGCAATAAACTCGGCTCATATTCCGACACGTGCGATCCCGAAACGCAACAGTGTCGGTGTAGACCGGGCGTAGGAGGTGCCAAATGTGATCGATGCGAACCTGGATATTGGGGTTTACCGAAAATCTCCTCCGGCTATCACGGTTGCATCC CGTGCGGTTGTTCGACGTTCGGCTCCGTGCGAGACGATTGCGAGCAGATGACGGGGAGATGTGTGTGCAACCCGGGGGTGCAAGGCCAAAAATGCACAGTATGCACCAGCCATGACAAGGTCTTAGGACCGAACGGGTGCGTACCAG CGGATCTGACTACGTCGCCCCCGACGACGTGCAAAGAATTGACTTGTTATTTTGGAGCAACATGCGTCGAACGGGGTGGATTTGCTATATGTGAATGTCATACCGAATGCCCTCAAGAAAATGACGCTCAA GTCGTGTGTGGAAGTGACGGACAGACGTACGCGTCGGCGTGCGAGTTGCGACAAGTCGCATGTCGGACGCAAAAAGATATAGTCGTCCAAGCGTTCGGGACGTGTAAAG ATGATATGTTTCCAAGTACGGATTGGCCAATTCGTCGTTATACTCCTCTCCAGTTTACACAACCCGACGATTCTAATTCGCCTTTATCAAAATCGACACGACATTTACTAGTTCCCGATCCTCGTTACTACTACGGGAGCAGCGGATCTATTATGCGACCCGTTCAAGGAGTCTCTTATCCCGCTGAAACAGATAATAAAGCCGCATTCGAAATAAACGTATCTGCTACAGGACCTAACGCCATTTACAATACCCGCG GTGGAAACTACGCCCCGGCTTACCGTCCGACCCCCGCAACCGTTCGCGTAATAACAGCCCTTCTCGGGGATCTCTGTTCCGATAACTCCGATTGCATGATAATGTATAGCCACTGCGTATCAGGAGCGTGCACTTGTCTTCCGAATCACTCTGAATCGTCCGACCGACAAGAGTGCATAG CTGATCCGAATCCGACCGATGAATATCGTGCATGTAGCTCATCCCCCTGTCATCATGGTAGCACTTGTGTTGATCTTCCCGCCGCCACGTTCACTTGCGTTTGCGAGACAAACTTTACGGGGTCTCTTTGCGAAACCGAAGTCATTCACAAACAATACAACACTCCAGCTTTCCATGGGCGTTCTTACGTCAAACTCAAACCTCTCAAAGCCTACCACAAACTTAGCATCGAAGTCGAGTTCAAAACGCATTCCCACGACGGATTGCTGCTCTATAACCAGCAGAAACCTGACGGGTTGGGCGATTTCGTTTCTCTTGCCATCGTCAACGGATTTGTCGAATTCAAATACAATCTAGGCAACGGACACGTTCTTATCCGTTCAGTCGACAAAATACAGCTCGGCGTCTTCCACCGAGTCGTCATTAAGAGATATCACAGAGACGGAATACTCAAACTTGATGAAGGGGAAGACGTGGCCGGACAGGCCAAAGGCACACTCAAAGCTCTCGATTTACTTGAAGATACATACGTCGGATTTCTACCCTCTAACTACACAAG AGTTTACGAAAATATCGGCACCGCGAAGGGTTTTCGGGGCTGCatcagaaaattaaaaattggacGAAGACCGATCGAGCTGCACGTCAACAGAGACGATTGGGTCTTGGGCGCTGAGGCGGTATCCGAGTGCGGTGACAGCCCCTGCTCGGCGGCGCCCTGTGCCAACGACGCCAAGTGCGCCCTAATTACACCTGAAACGTACCGATGCGAATGCGGCCCTCATTATCGGGGCGAGTTCTGCGAGAAGCCGATCGAGCCTTGCAGATCCAACCCTTGCAAATTCGGATCGACGTGCACGCCACTCAGCCCCGACGCTTACATCTGCGAATGTCCACCTGGACGGACCGGAACTCGGTGCGAAATGG TTTGTTCTGTTTCAGAAGATAAATATATGGGTATAGTAAATCCGGAATTTAGTGGGTCAAGTTATATCCGACTTCCTCGATTAGAGGGTGTTAGGAAGACGTTTTCGATTGAGGTGTATTTTATGCCAAAGGCAGCAAACGGTCTGATATTGTATAACGGGCAACTGAAGAATGGCCGCGGTGATTTTATTTCGTTGAACTTAGCACGTGGTCATTTACAATTTAGATTCAATTTGGGAAGCGGAATTGCGAATTTAAC AACTAAAGAGACTGTAAATATTGGGAAGTGGCATTGGGCCCGTATTTTCCGAGACGGACGAGAAGGAATTTTACAATTGGATAATTCTAGCATAGTTCGTGGTTATTCCGGCACGCCACTAACAGAACTTAATCTGGAATTGCCGTTCTACATCGGATCTTTATC GGAGTGGGATGAAGTGCATCGTTTATCTGGCGCATCTAAGGGATATAAGGGCGTAATACAAAGGATTCTCCTAAATGGAAAACCCCTTCCCATTTCGGCTAAATTGCCGGATTGCTCTTTTGATTCTAATAGAAACGGATGCGCATTCAATGTCGGCTCATATGACGGATTACCATGTCCCATTTCCAAAAATCCTTGCCTAAATAACGGCCTATGTGTACCAGAACTCGATCAGTTTATATGCAAATGCCCTTCTAACACAAAGGGAAAATATTGCGAGATAT CTCAAGAAGAAACCCCCGCTATTAAATTCAACGGTGCCACTTTTCTCCAATTTAGGAACAGAGGATACAGAAG TCACAATTTAACAATAAGTGATGAATATCCCGACAACGAAGAGGACGATATTGACAATATTGAAGAAGACGTCGTCGATAATAACACTTACGACGCTTACGACGACGAAGAATACTACTTCGATTTTTACGATACCGCTAG ACGAAAACCGGAACGTGGCAACAGATACGAAATCAAATTGCGCACCTTTGCCAGCGACGCTCTTCTCTTGTGGAGGAGTAAAAGTAGAAGTATAAGAGAAGACTATTTTTCTATAGCTGTTGTTAATGGTTACCCTGAAATTAGTTATAATTTAGGCAAGCAAGATGTCTTCTGGGCAATCAG ATCGAAGACGAAAATCGACGACGGCAAGTGGCATACAATCCAAGTAAGGAGACGGAAACGAGTAGGTTTTATATCAATCGACGGGGAGCCGCCTATTAAGGGCCTCTCGAAATACGGTGCCATTTCACTGAGAACGAATTCTAAATTATGGATAG gtgGTACGGCGAATCTGCCCCAAGGCCTACCTTCGGCGTACTACAAAGGCTTCGAAGGATGCATCCAACATATTTTAGTTAACGCAAAACCCTTAGATATGGTttcaaataatgaattaaataaagttaacTTCTGCCACGATAACGAAATTTAA
- the LOC100141763 gene encoding agrin isoform X11: protein MALKGCRPRATILRLFLLATLWLHSHASALARRQISAHPVFLPRCKYDEHIIKSEDKLQKQIDLANFVFTGKVTSDIRFLDNRTIVFSVYVRRYFKNNAGLSDNQEVRVLKTLYDGEGVKCRQVLRYRYTAIFIGRKPQKLDADVQLTINPVPVTLTNLDRVTAATKAKFKVSFFLNDLMHKPRQHYIEEQNDPCRDKQCGFGARCVVSPDGRNASCVCPDKCPSYGDHTTSRPVCGSDGIDYRNQCELQKAACTSNTNITIKFLGKCDPCAGVECAEPEVCQLDEHRNPVCRCGDSCPLEFTPVCGSDGKTYSNECTLRQEACRARKNLHIIYRGKCSSGINPCMSVRCTLGEECAINKFGIARCQCPPSCEPIMRPVCSKDGRTFPSECELKRTACLTRTTIEISYSGVCGEKGPCSEYQCQNGATCVERFGVAHCECPVCPAEFEPVCGSDGISYGNECKLRLEACKHPRNITVLYDGPCNGCETKKCDFYSVCERDSATEGRCVCPKSCTDPELNDGTVCGTDGVTYANECELRMTSCKMKQFILVAYKGNCDLCQGVECKYGGRCEAGKCVCPTNCEGSGDEPVCASNMMTFPNECELQKAMCLQPTNSPPLSVVFYGDCREKFPVAGSLSTTLSPFTAQTNNIGPGTDLDTVGPENTIPDLSTVEKEACRDIHCDFEATCELGPDNFPRCTCQFDCASAALVSASKPVCASDLQIYPSLCAMKMEACQRQEELRLRPLDLCQGMEVKPCNGEKPLTDPLTGKELDCGSGPKRQDCPSGSYCHQTTRFSRCCPKDQGLLEQKSCEDSWHGCCPDGKTAAQGPNHAGCPSLCGCNKLGSYSDTCDPETQQCRCRPGVGGAKCDRCEPGYWGLPKISSGYHGCIPCGCSTFGSVRDDCEQMTGRCVCNPGVQGQKCTVCTSHDKVLGPNGCVPADLTTSPPTTCKELTCYFGATCVERGGFAICECHTECPQENDAQVVCGSDGQTYASACELRQVACRTQKDIVVQAFGTCKDDMFPSTDWPIRRYTPLQFTQPDDSNSPLSKSTRHLLVPDPRYYYGSSGSIMRPVQGVSYPAETDNKAAFEINVSATGPNAIYNTRGGNYAPAYRPTPATVRVITALLGDLCSDNSDCMIMYSHCVSGACTCLPNHSESSDRQECIADPNPTDEYRACSSSPCHHGSTCVDLPAATFTCVCETNFTGSLCETEVIHKQYNTPAFHGRSYVKLKPLKAYHKLSIEVEFKTHSHDGLLLYNQQKPDGLGDFVSLAIVNGFVEFKYNLGNGHVLIRSVDKIQLGVFHRVVIKRYHRDGILKLDEGEDVAGQAKGTLKALDLLEDTYVGFLPSNYTRVYENIGTAKGFRGCIRKLKIGRRPIELHVNRDDWVLGAEAVSECGDSPCSAAPCANDAKCALITPETYRCECGPHYRGEFCEKPIEPCRSNPCKFGSTCTPLSPDAYICECPPGRTGTRCEMVCSVSEDKYMGIVNPEFSGSSYIRLPRLEGVRKTFSIEVYFMPKAANGLILYNGQLKNGRGDFISLNLARGHLQFRFNLGSGIANLTTKETVNIGKWHWARIFRDGREGILQLDNSSIVRGYSGTPLTELNLELPFYIGSLSEWDEVHRLSGASKGYKGVIQRILLNGKPLPISAKLPDCSFDSNRNGCAFNVGSYDGLPCPISKNPCLNNGLCVPELDQFICKCPSNTKGKYCEISQEETPAIKFNGATFLQFRNRGYRSHNLTISDEYPDNEEDDIDNIEEDVVDNNTYDAYDDEEYYFDFYDTARRKPERGNRYEIKLRTFASDALLLWRSKSRSIREDYFSIAVVNGYPEISYNLGKQDVFWAIRSKTKIDDGKWHTIQVRRRKRVGFISIDGEPPIKGLSKYGAISLRTNSKLWIGGTANLPQGLPSAYYKGFEGCIQHILVNAKPLDMVSNNELNKVNFCHDNEI from the exons AACAAAACGATCCATGTAGAGACAAGCAATGCGGTTTTGGGGCTCGATGTGTGGTTTCCCCTGATGGCCGCAATGCCAGCTGTGTCTGTCCGGATAAATGCCCCAGCTATGGAGATCATACCACCTCGCGTCCAGTCTGTGGAAGCGACGGGATCGACTATCGAAACCAATGCGAGCTGCAAAAAGCCGCCTGCACTTCCAACACAAACATCACCATCAAGTTTCTCGGAAAGTGCG ATCCTTGTGCCGGAGTGGAATGTGCAGAACCCGAAGTATGCCAGTTGGACGAACATCGCAATCCTGTTTGTAGATGTGGGGACAGTTGTCCTTTAGAATTTACTCCGGTTTGCGGATCGGACGGAAAAACCTACTCCAATGAGTGCACGCTGCGGCAGGAAGCCTGCAGGGCCCGGAAAAACCTCCATATCATATATCGCGGAAAATGCAGCTCAG GCATAAACCCGTGCATGAGCGTGCGGTGCACCTTAGGGGAGGAATGTGCGATAAATAAATTCGGCATCGCCCGCTGTCAATGCCCGCCGTCTTGCGAGCCTATCATGAGGCCCGTTTGTTCGAAAGACGGCCGAACTTTCCCATCTGAATGCGAATTGAAAAGAACGGCTTGTCTGACTCGGACCACTATTGAGATATCTTACAGTGGCGTTTGCGGGGAGAAAGGCCCGTGTAGCGAGTACCAGTGTCAAAATGGAGCGACCTGCGTCGAACGATTCGGTGTTGCCCACTGCGAGTGTCCCGTCTGTCCGGCCGAATTCGAACCCGTCTGTGGATCCGACGGTATTTCGTATGGCAACGAATGTAAGCTAAGACTGGAAGCTTGCAAGCATCCGCGCAATATTACAGTCCTTTACGACGGTCCTTGTA ACGGTTGCGAGACTAAAAAATGCGATTTTTACTCCGTTTGCGAGCGCGATAGTGCAACTGAGGGACGTTGTGTTTGCCCCAAGTCATGTACGGACCCTgag CTCAACGACGGAACGGTTTGTGGAACAGATGGAGTGACTTACGCAAACGAATGCGAACTTCGCATGACCTCTTGCAAAATGAAGCAGTTCATTTTGGTCGCGTATAAGGGAAACTGCG ATCTATGTCAGGGAGTGGAATGTAAATACGGGGGTAGATGCGAAGCGGGCAAATGCGTATGTCCGACGAATTGCGAAGGTTCCGGCGATGAGCCGGTGTGTGCATCAAACATGATGACGTTCCCCAACGAGTGCGAATTGCAGAAAGCGATGTGTTTACAGCCGACAAATTCTCCCCCCTTGAGCGTAGTGTTCTATGGCGACTGTCGCGAGAAATTCCCAGTAGCAGGATCTCTCAGTA CAACTCTTTCCCCCTTCACGGCTCAAACTAACAACATCGGCCCGGGCACGGATCTAGACACTGTCGGTCCGGAGAATACAATTCCAGACTTATCGACGGTCGAGAAAGAAGCCTGCCGTGATATTCATTGCGATTTCGAAGCCACGTGCGAGTTAGGTCCAGACAACTTCCCACGTTGCACCTGTCAGTTCGATTGTGCCAGTGCCGCACTCGTCTCTGCCTCGAAACCAGTATGCGCCTCCGATTTGCAAATCTATCCTTCGCTTTGCGCTATGAAGATGGAAGCGTGTCAAAGGCAGGAGGAGTTGCGGTTGAGGCCACTCGATCTCTGTCAAG GAATGGAGGTAAAACCATGCAATGGCGAAAAACCATTAACAGACCCCCTCACAGGAAAGGAATTAGATTGCGGAAGCGGCCCGAAAAGACAAGATTGCCCTTCCGGCAGCTACTGCCATCAAACCACGCGGTTTTCCCGTTGTTGTCCAAAAG ACCAGGGCCTTTTAGAGCAAAAGAGCTGCGAGGATAGCTGGCACGGGTGTTGTCCTGACGGAAAAACCGCCGCCCAAGGCCCTAATCACGCCGGATGTCCTTCCCTCTGCGGCTGCAATAAACTCGGCTCATATTCCGACACGTGCGATCCCGAAACGCAACAGTGTCGGTGTAGACCGGGCGTAGGAGGTGCCAAATGTGATCGATGCGAACCTGGATATTGGGGTTTACCGAAAATCTCCTCCGGCTATCACGGTTGCATCC CGTGCGGTTGTTCGACGTTCGGCTCCGTGCGAGACGATTGCGAGCAGATGACGGGGAGATGTGTGTGCAACCCGGGGGTGCAAGGCCAAAAATGCACAGTATGCACCAGCCATGACAAGGTCTTAGGACCGAACGGGTGCGTACCAG CGGATCTGACTACGTCGCCCCCGACGACGTGCAAAGAATTGACTTGTTATTTTGGAGCAACATGCGTCGAACGGGGTGGATTTGCTATATGTGAATGTCATACCGAATGCCCTCAAGAAAATGACGCTCAA GTCGTGTGTGGAAGTGACGGACAGACGTACGCGTCGGCGTGCGAGTTGCGACAAGTCGCATGTCGGACGCAAAAAGATATAGTCGTCCAAGCGTTCGGGACGTGTAAAG ATGATATGTTTCCAAGTACGGATTGGCCAATTCGTCGTTATACTCCTCTCCAGTTTACACAACCCGACGATTCTAATTCGCCTTTATCAAAATCGACACGACATTTACTAGTTCCCGATCCTCGTTACTACTACGGGAGCAGCGGATCTATTATGCGACCCGTTCAAGGAGTCTCTTATCCCGCTGAAACAGATAATAAAGCCGCATTCGAAATAAACGTATCTGCTACAGGACCTAACGCCATTTACAATACCCGCG GTGGAAACTACGCCCCGGCTTACCGTCCGACCCCCGCAACCGTTCGCGTAATAACAGCCCTTCTCGGGGATCTCTGTTCCGATAACTCCGATTGCATGATAATGTATAGCCACTGCGTATCAGGAGCGTGCACTTGTCTTCCGAATCACTCTGAATCGTCCGACCGACAAGAGTGCATAG CTGATCCGAATCCGACCGATGAATATCGTGCATGTAGCTCATCCCCCTGTCATCATGGTAGCACTTGTGTTGATCTTCCCGCCGCCACGTTCACTTGCGTTTGCGAGACAAACTTTACGGGGTCTCTTTGCGAAACCGAAGTCATTCACAAACAATACAACACTCCAGCTTTCCATGGGCGTTCTTACGTCAAACTCAAACCTCTCAAAGCCTACCACAAACTTAGCATCGAAGTCGAGTTCAAAACGCATTCCCACGACGGATTGCTGCTCTATAACCAGCAGAAACCTGACGGGTTGGGCGATTTCGTTTCTCTTGCCATCGTCAACGGATTTGTCGAATTCAAATACAATCTAGGCAACGGACACGTTCTTATCCGTTCAGTCGACAAAATACAGCTCGGCGTCTTCCACCGAGTCGTCATTAAGAGATATCACAGAGACGGAATACTCAAACTTGATGAAGGGGAAGACGTGGCCGGACAGGCCAAAGGCACACTCAAAGCTCTCGATTTACTTGAAGATACATACGTCGGATTTCTACCCTCTAACTACACAAG AGTTTACGAAAATATCGGCACCGCGAAGGGTTTTCGGGGCTGCatcagaaaattaaaaattggacGAAGACCGATCGAGCTGCACGTCAACAGAGACGATTGGGTCTTGGGCGCTGAGGCGGTATCCGAGTGCGGTGACAGCCCCTGCTCGGCGGCGCCCTGTGCCAACGACGCCAAGTGCGCCCTAATTACACCTGAAACGTACCGATGCGAATGCGGCCCTCATTATCGGGGCGAGTTCTGCGAGAAGCCGATCGAGCCTTGCAGATCCAACCCTTGCAAATTCGGATCGACGTGCACGCCACTCAGCCCCGACGCTTACATCTGCGAATGTCCACCTGGACGGACCGGAACTCGGTGCGAAATGG TTTGTTCTGTTTCAGAAGATAAATATATGGGTATAGTAAATCCGGAATTTAGTGGGTCAAGTTATATCCGACTTCCTCGATTAGAGGGTGTTAGGAAGACGTTTTCGATTGAGGTGTATTTTATGCCAAAGGCAGCAAACGGTCTGATATTGTATAACGGGCAACTGAAGAATGGCCGCGGTGATTTTATTTCGTTGAACTTAGCACGTGGTCATTTACAATTTAGATTCAATTTGGGAAGCGGAATTGCGAATTTAAC AACTAAAGAGACTGTAAATATTGGGAAGTGGCATTGGGCCCGTATTTTCCGAGACGGACGAGAAGGAATTTTACAATTGGATAATTCTAGCATAGTTCGTGGTTATTCCGGCACGCCACTAACAGAACTTAATCTGGAATTGCCGTTCTACATCGGATCTTTATC GGAGTGGGATGAAGTGCATCGTTTATCTGGCGCATCTAAGGGATATAAGGGCGTAATACAAAGGATTCTCCTAAATGGAAAACCCCTTCCCATTTCGGCTAAATTGCCGGATTGCTCTTTTGATTCTAATAGAAACGGATGCGCATTCAATGTCGGCTCATATGACGGATTACCATGTCCCATTTCCAAAAATCCTTGCCTAAATAACGGCCTATGTGTACCAGAACTCGATCAGTTTATATGCAAATGCCCTTCTAACACAAAGGGAAAATATTGCGAGATAT CTCAAGAAGAAACCCCCGCTATTAAATTCAACGGTGCCACTTTTCTCCAATTTAGGAACAGAGGATACAGAAG TCACAATTTAACAATAAGTGATGAATATCCCGACAACGAAGAGGACGATATTGACAATATTGAAGAAGACGTCGTCGATAATAACACTTACGACGCTTACGACGACGAAGAATACTACTTCGATTTTTACGATACCGCTAG ACGAAAACCGGAACGTGGCAACAGATACGAAATCAAATTGCGCACCTTTGCCAGCGACGCTCTTCTCTTGTGGAGGAGTAAAAGTAGAAGTATAAGAGAAGACTATTTTTCTATAGCTGTTGTTAATGGTTACCCTGAAATTAGTTATAATTTAGGCAAGCAAGATGTCTTCTGGGCAATCAG ATCGAAGACGAAAATCGACGACGGCAAGTGGCATACAATCCAAGTAAGGAGACGGAAACGAGTAGGTTTTATATCAATCGACGGGGAGCCGCCTATTAAGGGCCTCTCGAAATACGGTGCCATTTCACTGAGAACGAATTCTAAATTATGGATAG gtgGTACGGCGAATCTGCCCCAAGGCCTACCTTCGGCGTACTACAAAGGCTTCGAAGGATGCATCCAACATATTTTAGTTAACGCAAAACCCTTAGATATGGTttcaaataatgaattaaataaagttaacTTCTGCCACGATAACGAAATTTAA